A region from the Arthrobacter roseus genome encodes:
- a CDS encoding GNAT family N-acetyltransferase, whose protein sequence is MSSFLMDGAQVRLRDWQPDNLPVYREWLRPYQQWHLWDGPYFPPPPPPPSDAEADAAVERLEHHITTDDWPDTRTRVVIADSVTDQRIGITVFDVGTRGCGVGTEALGLWAGYLFGGTDIRRLDYSTWSGNTAMCRVGQKLGWKEEARFRDARVVRGEVFDSVVYGITRDEWHRARTMTVGQEL, encoded by the coding sequence ATGAGCAGTTTTCTGATGGACGGGGCTCAAGTTCGTCTTCGTGACTGGCAGCCAGATAATCTACCTGTCTACCGTGAGTGGCTGCGTCCCTACCAGCAATGGCATCTCTGGGACGGACCGTATTTTCCGCCTCCGCCGCCGCCGCCGTCGGATGCGGAGGCCGACGCCGCCGTCGAACGTCTTGAGCATCACATCACCACCGACGATTGGCCGGATACGCGTACCCGGGTTGTCATCGCGGACAGTGTCACAGACCAGCGCATCGGCATCACAGTGTTCGACGTCGGTACCCGCGGGTGCGGCGTTGGCACAGAAGCGTTGGGGCTCTGGGCGGGCTACCTTTTCGGTGGGACCGATATCCGGCGCCTCGACTACTCCACGTGGTCGGGGAATACGGCCATGTGCAGGGTGGGGCAGAAGCTCGGGTGGAAAGAGGAAGCCCGTTTCCGGGACGCCCGGGTGGTGCGCGGTGAAGTCTTTGATTCCGTGGTGTACGGCATCACGCGGGATGAGTGGCACCGAGCGCGCACGATGACGGTGGGACAAGAACTTTGA
- a CDS encoding diacylglycerol/lipid kinase family protein, translating into MTAITGREALLLVNPVSGSGRGLKLWPETASALRAVGFTLTVTITESLDDATAQARQAEPGNLVAVLGGDGFLGAAAAGARDSGAVILPLAGGRGNDTVRRLGLPLNPVTTVRALTTLDVKALDLGLINGRAYFGVANVGFDGLANEYGNNARLYLGPFVYLYGGLKAILNWRNVTFTVTTDDRPTTFSGWFVAVGNVGQYGGGLRICPEAKADDGLLDVVSLGRAGVLSMIATFLRSYRGTHLKQRSISFDRGSRVTITANKPLNVYADGEMVCALPASVEVVPLAVKVLVPPSSCALGATHPA; encoded by the coding sequence ATGACCGCCATCACTGGCCGCGAGGCTCTGCTTCTGGTGAACCCAGTCTCGGGGAGCGGCCGCGGCCTCAAACTCTGGCCAGAGACGGCCAGTGCCCTGCGTGCGGTCGGATTCACCCTCACTGTCACCATCACCGAGAGCCTTGACGACGCCACCGCTCAGGCACGCCAGGCTGAACCCGGCAATCTCGTCGCAGTTCTCGGCGGGGACGGTTTCCTCGGAGCGGCCGCAGCCGGAGCGCGCGATTCCGGTGCCGTCATCCTCCCCCTGGCTGGCGGGAGGGGAAACGATACGGTCCGCCGGCTCGGTCTTCCGTTGAACCCGGTGACAACCGTGCGTGCGCTCACGACGCTCGACGTCAAGGCACTCGATCTGGGCCTGATCAATGGGCGAGCATACTTCGGCGTCGCTAACGTCGGATTTGACGGACTCGCCAACGAATACGGCAACAACGCCCGGCTGTACCTCGGTCCGTTCGTGTACCTCTACGGCGGGCTCAAGGCCATTCTAAACTGGCGCAACGTGACATTCACCGTCACAACCGATGACCGGCCGACGACGTTCTCCGGCTGGTTTGTCGCCGTCGGGAATGTGGGCCAGTACGGCGGCGGGCTACGAATTTGCCCGGAAGCCAAAGCCGACGACGGCCTGCTCGACGTGGTATCGCTCGGCCGGGCGGGAGTTCTCTCCATGATTGCCACATTCCTGCGCTCCTACCGCGGCACGCACCTGAAACAACGCAGCATCAGCTTCGACCGGGGCTCAAGAGTGACCATCACCGCCAACAAACCGTTGAACGTCTACGCCGACGGCGAGATGGTGTGCGCCCTTCCAGCATCAGTGGAGGTAGTGCCGCTGGCTGTCAAAGTTCTTGTCCCACCGTCATCGTGCGCGCTCGGTGCCACTCATCCCGCGTGA
- a CDS encoding glycerol-3-phosphate dehydrogenase/oxidase, whose translation MNANSAENQTWINDATRQLALDHVASHTVDVVVVGGGVTGAGVALDAASRGLSVALVESNDFGSGTSGYSSKLVHGGLRYLAKMDFAVAWESAVERRWLMSRIAPHLVHPLGFIIPDSRRAHPLEAATAGLGVVIYDVLRRLSGMSGAILPRPQLLSRQAVAAMVPALDADQIRRGILYWDGQVIDDARLVLGIVRTAAGLGAHVIRNLKATGMTATSVNAVDTRTAQAITIHGRTVVNATGVWAAEFEPGLTITPSRGTHLVVRAERLGNPHTAHTVAVPGLFGRYVFVLPQSTGVVYIGLTDEEDQQAEGHQPQVPEHDVGFLLGVVNTTLAVPLTRDDVVGSFAGLRPLVQSTNENNVRGTADISRRHLIQDVAGEPITVVGGKLTTYRRMAQDAVDVVTRRLGYGRTCNTRTLPLVGASGLNELDDVQAPARLIQKYGTDAVSVCALQRQYPALGEPLFEGTDITGAELLFSVLAEGATTVEDLLERRTRLALVPADAAKAQPMAEEIIALAAGIPHPYAHGEGTPE comes from the coding sequence ATGAACGCGAACTCCGCGGAAAATCAAACGTGGATCAACGACGCCACACGCCAGCTGGCACTGGATCACGTAGCCAGCCACACTGTCGACGTTGTGGTGGTGGGCGGAGGTGTGACGGGCGCGGGCGTTGCCCTCGACGCTGCAAGCAGGGGACTCAGTGTCGCTCTGGTCGAAAGCAACGACTTCGGCTCAGGAACCAGCGGTTACAGCTCAAAACTTGTCCATGGTGGGCTGCGCTATCTGGCAAAAATGGACTTTGCGGTGGCATGGGAATCCGCGGTGGAACGGCGCTGGCTGATGAGCCGCATCGCGCCACATCTGGTCCATCCGCTGGGATTCATTATCCCCGACAGCCGCAGGGCGCATCCGCTCGAGGCGGCGACCGCCGGACTTGGAGTCGTCATCTACGACGTCCTGCGCAGGCTCTCCGGCATGAGTGGTGCCATACTCCCCCGACCACAACTCCTGTCCCGCCAAGCCGTTGCGGCCATGGTCCCGGCACTGGATGCGGATCAGATACGGCGCGGCATCCTCTACTGGGACGGACAGGTGATCGACGACGCCCGCCTTGTCCTGGGCATTGTGCGGACGGCGGCGGGCCTCGGCGCACACGTGATCCGCAACCTCAAAGCCACCGGTATGACGGCTACCTCGGTGAACGCGGTCGATACCCGAACAGCTCAGGCGATAACGATCCACGGCCGTACAGTGGTGAACGCCACCGGCGTCTGGGCCGCTGAATTTGAGCCAGGTCTGACTATCACTCCCAGCCGGGGAACGCATCTCGTGGTGCGCGCGGAGCGGCTGGGTAACCCGCACACCGCGCACACCGTCGCCGTTCCCGGTCTCTTTGGCCGGTATGTGTTCGTCCTGCCGCAATCCACCGGCGTCGTCTACATTGGGCTGACGGACGAAGAGGATCAGCAGGCGGAAGGCCACCAACCACAGGTTCCCGAGCACGACGTCGGCTTCCTCCTCGGCGTTGTCAACACCACCCTTGCTGTCCCGTTGACGCGCGACGACGTCGTCGGCTCCTTCGCCGGGCTGCGGCCGCTGGTGCAGTCCACCAATGAGAACAACGTTCGCGGCACTGCGGACATCTCACGCCGGCATCTCATCCAGGATGTCGCTGGCGAGCCCATCACCGTTGTCGGTGGAAAGCTGACCACGTACAGGCGGATGGCACAGGACGCCGTCGACGTCGTGACTCGTCGGCTGGGCTACGGACGCACGTGCAACACGCGCACCCTACCGCTGGTGGGAGCCTCCGGACTGAACGAGCTCGACGACGTCCAGGCGCCCGCCCGCCTGATCCAAAAATATGGGACAGATGCCGTCAGCGTCTGCGCGCTCCAGCGACAGTATCCAGCGCTGGGAGAGCCACTCTTCGAGGGCACCGACATTACCGGCGCAGAGCTGCTGTTCAGCGTGCTCGCCGAAGGCGCCACTACCGTGGAGGACCTGTTAGAACGCCGCACACGATTGGCTCTGGTACCCGCCGATGCCGCCAAGGCACAGCCCATGGCAGAAGAGATCATCGCCCTTGCAGCCGGCATCCCCCATCCATACGCCCATGGCGAAGGGACGCCCGAATGA
- a CDS encoding TetR/AcrR family transcriptional regulator: protein MKSQRITRDADEELLVATRDAVILHGIRRTTANDIADRAGISRMTFYRRMGSVENAVLQALTREFRVYTRTVQVVSPSGPARETLVHFAVESVRVFATSDLLTSIGERDPEFLIPYVTDRFGKSQQLILDQLGALIDDGVTDGTIEAGPGTATTLLLALQGVALSSRMLLRIDAFEDSIAELRKMLDRYLTPPGTKTAGALP from the coding sequence ATGAAGTCGCAACGTATCACTCGGGATGCCGACGAGGAACTTCTCGTCGCCACCAGAGACGCAGTGATTCTCCATGGAATCAGGCGAACGACAGCCAATGACATCGCGGACCGCGCAGGCATATCCCGCATGACCTTCTACCGGCGAATGGGATCTGTGGAGAACGCAGTGCTGCAGGCACTCACCCGCGAATTCCGCGTTTACACGCGCACTGTCCAGGTAGTATCCCCGTCCGGTCCGGCACGCGAAACACTCGTCCACTTTGCGGTCGAAAGCGTCCGCGTCTTCGCGACGTCGGACCTCCTCACCTCGATCGGCGAGCGCGATCCGGAATTCCTCATCCCGTATGTGACGGACAGGTTTGGAAAAAGCCAGCAGCTCATTCTCGACCAACTGGGTGCTCTGATCGACGACGGCGTCACGGACGGCACCATCGAAGCCGGGCCCGGGACTGCCACAACACTGCTGCTAGCCCTGCAGGGAGTAGCACTCTCATCGCGGATGCTACTCCGGATCGATGCCTTTGAGGACTCGATTGCGGAACTGCGGAAAATGCTGGATCGCTATCTGACGCCGCCCGGCACCAAGACGGCTGGGGCACTTCCATGA
- a CDS encoding FAD-binding oxidoreductase: MVTNITEEVGRSVWYGWGNPDRARPLSPSARKFLRRTLKLTSVDDARPPVDWSGARVGAVAISDEVLSELRTALGADHVSTESVDRILHCGGKSTPDLLRRRSGDALYAPDVVVFPGNTQDVREILDISLRRRLAVVPFGGGTSVVGGVEPVRGPFEAVVALDLRRLNSLLHIDPLNRTATFEAGIRGPAIEAALEPHGFTLGHFPQSHQQATLGGYVATRSAGQASTGYGRSDDLVKSVHVETPAGPLDVGSSAPGTAAGPQLLDVVVGSEGTLGVITTATVKITPKPDHKTYGAWSFPSFAAGAEAMRRLQHDGVRGDMPHVCRLSDTDETASTFKLGGWKTGALSRYLAVRGQKTPSLALFVWEGSASEIAGRKRRSARILRESRGIRLGPMPALAWEHGRFSGPYLRDELLTRGIYVETVETAATWSRAEQTYRSVRAAILEALRTNGGGAFVQTHISHVYSDGVSLYFTFLAGLEDDGLAQNARVKEVASSAIVAAGATITHHHAIGMDHSPYLEAEIGGLGVKVLRGIKHTLDPDGIMNPGKLIPAHKEEQQ; encoded by the coding sequence ATGGTGACTAACATCACAGAAGAGGTCGGCCGCTCAGTCTGGTACGGCTGGGGCAACCCAGACAGGGCCAGACCGCTCAGCCCCAGCGCCCGGAAATTTCTGCGGCGAACGTTGAAGCTCACGAGCGTCGACGACGCCCGCCCGCCCGTTGATTGGTCTGGTGCCCGGGTTGGTGCCGTTGCCATTAGCGACGAGGTGCTGAGCGAACTCCGTACTGCGCTCGGCGCGGACCATGTCTCTACCGAATCCGTGGACCGCATCCTCCACTGCGGCGGAAAGAGCACCCCGGACCTCCTGCGCCGCCGCAGCGGAGACGCATTGTACGCGCCCGACGTCGTCGTCTTCCCCGGCAACACCCAAGACGTTCGCGAGATTCTGGACATCAGCCTCCGACGGCGGCTGGCAGTGGTGCCCTTCGGCGGCGGAACCTCCGTGGTGGGCGGGGTAGAGCCCGTGCGCGGCCCGTTTGAAGCCGTCGTCGCACTGGACCTGCGGCGCCTGAACAGCCTCCTGCACATTGACCCGCTGAACCGGACAGCAACCTTCGAGGCCGGCATCAGGGGCCCTGCTATTGAGGCGGCGCTCGAACCGCATGGCTTCACGCTGGGCCACTTTCCCCAGAGCCATCAGCAGGCCACCCTGGGCGGCTACGTCGCCACCCGGTCCGCCGGCCAGGCTTCCACTGGTTACGGCCGGTCCGATGACCTCGTGAAGTCCGTTCACGTCGAAACCCCGGCCGGACCGCTCGACGTCGGATCCTCCGCGCCAGGCACGGCCGCTGGCCCGCAGCTGCTCGACGTCGTCGTCGGAAGCGAAGGCACCCTTGGTGTCATCACGACGGCCACGGTCAAGATCACCCCGAAGCCGGACCACAAGACGTATGGGGCGTGGTCGTTCCCATCGTTCGCCGCTGGAGCCGAGGCGATGAGGCGATTGCAGCACGACGGCGTGCGCGGCGACATGCCGCACGTCTGCCGACTCAGCGATACGGATGAAACGGCGTCGACCTTCAAACTAGGCGGTTGGAAGACCGGTGCGCTCTCGCGGTATCTGGCAGTCCGCGGCCAGAAGACTCCGTCGCTCGCCCTCTTTGTCTGGGAGGGAAGTGCCAGCGAAATCGCTGGCCGTAAGCGCCGGAGCGCCCGGATCCTGAGGGAATCCAGGGGCATAAGATTGGGCCCCATGCCCGCGCTGGCCTGGGAACATGGCCGGTTCAGCGGCCCGTACCTGCGTGATGAGCTGCTGACCCGGGGCATTTACGTTGAAACCGTCGAAACCGCGGCGACGTGGAGCAGGGCGGAACAAACGTATCGGAGCGTGCGCGCCGCGATCCTCGAAGCACTTCGGACGAACGGTGGCGGTGCCTTCGTTCAGACGCACATTTCACATGTGTACTCCGACGGTGTGTCCCTCTACTTCACGTTCCTTGCCGGACTCGAAGATGACGGTTTGGCGCAAAACGCGCGGGTCAAGGAAGTCGCGTCGAGCGCCATCGTGGCAGCAGGCGCAACGATCACGCATCATCACGCCATCGGAATGGACCACTCTCCCTACCTTGAAGCAGAAATCGGTGGGCTGGGCGTGAAAGTCCTGCGTGGCATCAAACATACTCTCGACCCTGACGGCATCATGAATCCGGGAAAACTTATCCCGGCACACAAGGAGGAACAGCAATGA
- a CDS encoding SDR family NAD(P)-dependent oxidoreductase — MSSTLGSIAGSSVLITGAAMGMGKMYAELAVKDHAAHVILWDINAELLEKAAAELSGQGSQIHPYVVDISQLEAIEAAAEKVRNDVGNPDILFNNAGIIRGKYFWEHDQRSDIAATMAINALALMHITREFLPGMIEGGRASRIVNVASAAGLIANPRMSVYTSSKWAVVGWSDSLRLELKQAGHHHIAVTTFCPAYIKTGMFEGVRGPLMTPLMEPKAVTERVWQAMREGAPILMMPWTVKLSKALRGVLPLPVWDIVADKVFGVYKSMEHFTGRK, encoded by the coding sequence ATGAGCAGTACTTTGGGATCTATTGCAGGATCATCAGTTCTGATCACCGGCGCCGCGATGGGCATGGGCAAAATGTACGCTGAACTCGCGGTGAAGGACCATGCCGCGCACGTGATCCTGTGGGATATCAACGCCGAGCTGCTCGAAAAAGCTGCCGCGGAACTATCCGGTCAGGGATCGCAGATCCACCCCTACGTCGTGGACATCAGCCAGCTTGAAGCCATCGAGGCGGCAGCCGAGAAGGTAAGAAACGACGTCGGCAATCCCGACATTCTGTTCAACAACGCTGGAATCATCCGCGGGAAATACTTTTGGGAGCACGACCAGCGCTCAGACATTGCTGCCACCATGGCAATCAATGCGCTGGCCCTCATGCACATCACCCGCGAATTTCTGCCGGGCATGATCGAGGGCGGACGAGCATCCAGGATCGTGAATGTGGCTTCGGCGGCAGGCCTGATCGCGAACCCGCGGATGAGCGTCTACACGTCATCCAAGTGGGCGGTCGTGGGGTGGAGTGACTCGCTGCGGCTGGAACTGAAGCAGGCGGGGCACCACCATATTGCGGTGACCACGTTCTGCCCGGCCTACATCAAGACTGGGATGTTCGAGGGGGTGCGTGGGCCGCTGATGACCCCGCTGATGGAGCCCAAAGCCGTCACAGAGCGCGTGTGGCAAGCCATGAGAGAGGGAGCCCCGATCCTGATGATGCCGTGGACAGTGAAGCTCAGCAAGGCACTGCGCGGAGTCCTCCCGCTTCCCGTCTGGGACATTGTTGCAGACAAGGTGTTTGGCGTGTACAAGTCCATGGAGCACTTCACCGGGCGCAAATAG
- a CDS encoding TM2 domain-containing protein, with protein MSERTPDSPDDHQSQTPDDQDQQPQYGNPQENPQSTPGQQQYGQQPPPSGQQPPYGQQYGQQPQYGQQPPAYGQQQQYGQQPPTYGQQPYGMPGQPYVEQKSKLIGGLLGILLGGFGVHRFYLGHTGIGILQIVVTLVTFGVGAVWGFIEGIMILVGAEPFRRDARGVPLKE; from the coding sequence ATGTCAGAACGCACCCCGGACTCTCCGGACGACCACCAGTCACAGACTCCTGACGATCAGGATCAGCAGCCCCAGTACGGCAACCCGCAGGAGAACCCGCAGTCCACCCCCGGCCAGCAGCAGTACGGGCAACAGCCCCCACCCTCCGGTCAACAGCCGCCGTACGGCCAGCAGTATGGGCAGCAGCCGCAATACGGGCAGCAGCCTCCGGCCTACGGCCAACAGCAGCAATACGGGCAACAGCCGCCCACTTACGGCCAGCAGCCCTATGGGATGCCGGGCCAGCCATACGTGGAACAGAAGTCAAAGCTGATTGGCGGGCTGCTTGGTATCCTGCTCGGCGGCTTCGGCGTTCACCGTTTCTATCTGGGTCACACAGGTATCGGCATCCTGCAGATCGTCGTAACGTTAGTAACGTTTGGTGTTGGCGCGGTGTGGGGCTTTATCGAGGGCATCATGATCCTGGTTGGCGCAGAGCCGTTCCGCCGAGATGCGCGCGGCGTTCCGCTCAAGGAATAA
- the groL gene encoding chaperonin GroEL (60 kDa chaperone family; promotes refolding of misfolded polypeptides especially under stressful conditions; forms two stacked rings of heptamers to form a barrel-shaped 14mer; ends can be capped by GroES; misfolded proteins enter the barrel where they are refolded when GroES binds), translating to MAKIIAFDEEARRGLERGLNILADAVKVTLGPRGRNVVLEKKWGAPTITNDGVSIAKEIELDDPYEKIGAELVKEVAKKTDDVAGDGTTTATVLAQALVKEGLRNVAAGADPLSLKRGIEKAVEAVTRELLASAVEIETKEQIAATASISAGDPQIGELIAEALDKVGKEGVITVEESNTFGLELELTEGMRFDKGYISGYFVTDADRQETVLEDPYILIVNSKISNVKDLVAVLEKVMQSGKPLLIIAEDIEGEALATLVINKIKGTFKSVAVKAPGFGDRRKAQLADIAILTGGQVIAEEVGLKLENATLDLLGKARKVVVTKDETTIVEGAGDAEEIAGRVNQIRAEIENSDSDYDREKLQERLAKLAGGVAVIKAGAATEVELKERKHRIEDAVRNAKAAVEEGIVAGGGVALIQAGKTAFEGLQLTGDEATGANIVRVAIDAPLKQIAFNAGLEPGVVADKVRGLPAGHGLNAATGVYEDLLAAGVNDPVKVTRSALQNAASIAGLFLTTEAVVADKPEKNAPAGGGDDMGGMGGMGGF from the coding sequence ATGGCCAAGATCATTGCATTTGATGAAGAGGCGCGTCGCGGCCTCGAGCGTGGGTTGAATATCCTCGCCGATGCCGTCAAGGTAACGCTCGGCCCGCGTGGTCGCAACGTTGTCCTTGAGAAGAAGTGGGGCGCCCCCACGATCACCAACGATGGTGTATCCATCGCCAAGGAAATCGAGCTCGACGATCCTTACGAGAAGATCGGCGCAGAGCTCGTCAAGGAAGTTGCCAAGAAGACGGACGACGTCGCTGGCGATGGCACCACGACCGCAACGGTGCTTGCCCAGGCACTGGTCAAAGAAGGCCTGCGCAACGTCGCAGCCGGCGCTGACCCGCTGTCCCTGAAGCGCGGCATCGAGAAGGCCGTTGAAGCAGTGACACGGGAACTGCTGGCCTCCGCTGTGGAAATCGAGACCAAAGAGCAGATCGCAGCCACCGCTTCGATCTCCGCCGGTGACCCGCAGATCGGTGAGCTGATCGCCGAAGCGCTGGATAAGGTTGGCAAGGAAGGCGTCATCACGGTCGAGGAGTCCAACACCTTCGGCCTTGAGCTGGAACTCACCGAGGGTATGCGCTTCGACAAGGGCTACATCTCCGGTTACTTCGTGACGGACGCAGACCGTCAGGAAACGGTTCTCGAAGATCCGTACATCCTGATCGTCAATTCCAAGATCTCCAACGTGAAGGATCTCGTTGCTGTTCTGGAGAAGGTCATGCAGTCCGGCAAGCCGCTGCTGATCATCGCCGAGGACATCGAAGGCGAAGCACTCGCAACGCTCGTGATCAACAAGATCAAGGGAACGTTCAAGTCGGTCGCCGTCAAGGCTCCGGGCTTCGGCGACCGCCGCAAGGCACAGCTTGCTGACATTGCCATCCTCACCGGTGGCCAGGTCATCGCTGAAGAAGTGGGCCTCAAGCTCGAGAACGCGACGCTGGACCTGCTAGGCAAGGCCCGCAAGGTTGTTGTCACCAAGGACGAGACCACCATCGTTGAAGGTGCCGGAGACGCTGAAGAGATCGCTGGCCGGGTCAACCAGATCCGTGCGGAGATCGAGAACTCGGACTCTGACTACGACCGCGAGAAGCTGCAGGAACGTCTGGCCAAGCTGGCCGGCGGAGTTGCAGTCATCAAGGCTGGTGCCGCAACGGAAGTTGAGCTCAAGGAGCGCAAGCACCGTATCGAGGACGCTGTGCGCAACGCGAAGGCTGCCGTGGAAGAGGGAATCGTCGCCGGTGGCGGCGTTGCCCTGATCCAGGCTGGCAAGACTGCTTTTGAGGGTCTCCAGTTGACGGGCGACGAAGCAACTGGCGCTAACATCGTCCGGGTTGCCATCGACGCACCTCTGAAGCAGATTGCGTTCAACGCGGGCCTGGAGCCAGGCGTTGTTGCAGACAAGGTCCGCGGTCTTCCCGCTGGCCATGGTCTGAACGCTGCAACCGGCGTCTACGAGGACCTGCTCGCCGCAGGCGTCAATGACCCAGTAAAGGTAACGCGCTCCGCTCTGCAGAACGCTGCTTCCATCGCGGGTCTGTTCCTGACCACCGAAGCCGTAGTGGCCGACAAGCCGGAGAAGAACGCTCCTGCTGGCGGTGGCGACGACATGGGTGGCATGGGCGGTATGGGCGGCTTCTAG